From Candidatus Hydrogenedentota bacterium, one genomic window encodes:
- a CDS encoding GH92 family glycosyl hydrolase: MKKWFKRVALVVGLAVLVAVLAAGVFVGGLAFKYKRIVGAGPGSVATNAQPGELGRWVDPFIGTGGVPWMCANNYPGVSLPFGVVRLSPETVSMLTAERALNKSGYYYGDNKMLGFSHTRLNGTGAVDGGHFLVRPALAPVAFDVPKDARCDTFTHAEEEAFPGYYAVRLSKPGILAELTATPRVGVHRYTFPANRTAHVHIDVSNALGGRRSEEGEVRVFPAAGELEGSVRTFGAFAGRYGGIKVYFAARFDRPFSAYSTWSGVQCADGHAVAEGSDVGADLTFNASGQAQTVELRLAISHVSIANAKENLEAETAGKTFEAILEEAKAAWEERLSLIKIQGGSEQQRTIFYTALYRVFQMPTVFSDVNGDYFGFDKQVHRAEGFRYFTDMSLWDTFRTVHPLYTLIAPDDQRDMLVSLIAMAEQGGGWLPRWPSGNGYTNSMLGTPADIVISESYLKGIRGFDIETAYEMMRRTALGPTPKGAAFSGREGIEHYLEYRYCPAELMEEAVSRTFEFGWADSALANLAYYGLGNEEDAALFREHAAYYRNLWNPETRYFQPRTAAGAFVEPFDPLKLSYLDSKGDLTNDYVEGSALQWRWGAPYDARGMIGLFGSNAYFVDELNAFFENADEDMGVLIPSSYYWQGNQPDLHAAYLFIEALRPDLTQKWVRWILDTKHSADYVGLDGNDDGGTLSAWFVFSALGLYPVAGTNEYWAGAPLFERAEVKVRDGTLTVIADNYAPENLYARSVRINGYRLDEFRVTHEQLARGGELRFAMAPEPAGKAE; encoded by the coding sequence ATGAAGAAATGGTTCAAGCGGGTGGCGCTCGTTGTCGGGCTGGCGGTGCTGGTTGCCGTTCTGGCCGCCGGTGTGTTCGTGGGCGGCCTCGCCTTCAAATACAAGAGGATAGTGGGGGCGGGCCCGGGCTCGGTCGCGACGAACGCGCAACCCGGCGAGCTCGGCAGATGGGTAGACCCCTTCATCGGCACGGGCGGCGTTCCCTGGATGTGCGCCAACAACTATCCCGGCGTGTCGCTGCCCTTCGGCGTCGTGCGGCTCAGCCCCGAAACGGTATCCATGCTCACTGCGGAGCGGGCTCTCAACAAATCCGGCTATTATTACGGCGACAACAAGATGCTGGGATTCAGCCACACGCGCCTGAACGGCACGGGAGCAGTGGACGGGGGGCATTTTCTTGTGCGTCCCGCGCTGGCGCCGGTCGCGTTTGATGTTCCCAAAGACGCCCGTTGCGACACGTTCACGCACGCCGAGGAAGAGGCGTTTCCCGGATACTACGCCGTGCGTCTGTCCAAACCCGGGATCCTGGCCGAGCTTACCGCGACGCCCCGGGTGGGCGTGCACCGCTACACGTTTCCCGCAAACAGGACCGCCCACGTGCACATCGACGTATCCAACGCGCTCGGCGGACGGCGCAGCGAGGAAGGCGAGGTGCGCGTTTTCCCCGCCGCGGGCGAGCTCGAAGGGTCGGTGCGTACCTTTGGCGCCTTCGCGGGGCGCTACGGCGGCATCAAGGTATATTTCGCCGCGCGTTTCGACCGCCCGTTCAGCGCGTACTCGACGTGGAGCGGCGTTCAATGCGCGGACGGCCATGCCGTAGCCGAAGGAAGCGACGTCGGTGCGGATCTCACGTTCAACGCGTCCGGCCAGGCGCAGACCGTGGAGCTCCGGCTGGCGATCTCGCATGTCAGCATCGCCAATGCCAAAGAAAACCTCGAGGCCGAAACGGCGGGAAAAACGTTCGAGGCAATCCTCGAAGAAGCCAAGGCCGCCTGGGAGGAGCGCCTGTCGCTCATTAAGATCCAGGGAGGCTCGGAACAACAGCGCACCATCTTCTATACGGCGCTGTACCGTGTCTTTCAGATGCCCACGGTCTTCAGCGACGTCAACGGAGACTATTTCGGCTTCGACAAGCAGGTCCACCGGGCCGAGGGTTTCCGTTACTTCACGGATATGTCGCTTTGGGACACGTTTCGCACCGTTCATCCCCTGTATACACTTATCGCGCCCGACGACCAGCGCGACATGCTCGTTTCGCTCATCGCGATGGCCGAACAGGGCGGCGGATGGCTGCCGCGATGGCCTTCGGGAAACGGGTATACGAACTCCATGCTGGGCACGCCCGCGGATATCGTCATTTCCGAGTCGTATCTGAAAGGCATTCGCGGTTTTGACATCGAAACGGCTTACGAGATGATGCGCCGCACCGCGCTCGGGCCAACGCCGAAGGGCGCCGCGTTCTCTGGCCGCGAGGGCATCGAGCATTACCTCGAATACAGATATTGTCCCGCCGAGCTGATGGAGGAGGCCGTCTCGCGCACCTTCGAATTCGGATGGGCGGACAGCGCGCTCGCCAACCTCGCATACTACGGCCTCGGCAATGAGGAAGACGCCGCCCTGTTCCGAGAACATGCGGCGTACTACCGCAACCTCTGGAACCCCGAAACGCGGTATTTTCAGCCTCGGACCGCCGCCGGCGCGTTTGTCGAGCCTTTTGACCCGCTGAAGCTGAGCTATCTCGACAGCAAAGGAGATCTGACGAATGACTACGTGGAAGGCAGTGCTCTCCAGTGGCGGTGGGGCGCCCCGTATGACGCCCGCGGGATGATCGGCCTTTTCGGCAGTAATGCGTATTTTGTCGATGAATTGAACGCGTTTTTCGAAAATGCGGACGAGGACATGGGGGTGCTTATCCCGTCCTCTTACTACTGGCAGGGGAATCAGCCCGACCTGCACGCCGCCTACCTGTTTATCGAAGCCCTCCGCCCCGATCTCACACAGAAATGGGTCCGTTGGATTCTGGACACCAAGCACAGCGCCGATTACGTCGGCCTCGACGGCAATGACGACGGCGGCACCCTCTCCGCCTGGTTCGTTTTCAGCGCCCTGGGTTTGTATCCCGTGGCAGGCACGAACGAGTACTGGGCCGGCGCGCCGCTCTTCGAACGGGCCGAGGTGAAGGTGCGAGACGGCACACTCACGGTCATCGCCGACAACTACGCCCCGGAGAATCTGTACGCGCGCAGCGTCCGCATCAACGGTTACCGGCTCGACGAGTTCCGCGTCACCCACGAGCAGCTCGCCCGCGGCGGCGAGCTCCGGTTCGCGATGGCCCCAGAGCCGGCGGGCAAAGCAGAGTGA